attttagtttgatAATTTGTAGTTATATACAACATAtgttcaataaatttttatataatatgtatatgcaGAAGATAAACATTGATATAttgtacaaattaattttatataatagaaAATGCATTCGGTAAATTTTTAGGTATTTGCATTTTTATTGTACTAAAgtattattgtaattattatatatgtgtatgGTTGTGATTGTGATAGCcatgtatttttaataaaaataaattaagattaatatataggtcatattataaattaaaaaatatataatttctcaTATGGATGACACGTCAAATTAAGACATAATATATAATCTAGAAAGgtacaaaagttttttttaaaagatagcaaaatactttggGAGCTTAATTAGCAAATTGATAGGTTTTTaaatccaaaaatattattactttaaGTGAGAGAGTATGTAATTAACAAAGGATAAAATGGGATTGGTAAAAATGGAGACCAAAAtggtaagaaaaaattatatcctCTTTATCTATTGATATAGATGATAGATAAATAGATTTATGACTAACTTACTCATGATAAATGTTAAGGATAGAGATAAATTGAACATGAGTGATGTTTGTTTAAGTATTTAATCCTATATTCTTAAATCattcaaaacataaaagaggttttgttgatttttttcatGGAAATTTATGCACaatgatatttttctaatatcTATTTTATGTTATATTAGTTGATGTTTACTTTTAAAACAATCAGGtgatatttgttaattatttgattgGATTAAGttgtttattcaaatttttaatgatgaataattaaataaaccactattttaaaattgtcttttttataaaaaaaaatttcaaactacTCCACTAAtctgtttttggcttttttttttaaaaaaccctctatttatttaaaaactgacatttttttattttaaatttttgaactactattgtttaaaaaatttcattttttattttaaaattttaaggagGTGTTTGGTTtagttgttttctgtttttattttcactggAAATAGAAAttggtgatgaaaatgtgtttggttggatttctgttttcattttcaatgaaaatatttttccaaacgaaccaaaaactagaaataataaaatctcgTTTTGAGCGTTTTCAGTTGAAACAGGAAGCtcattttggataaaatgaaaacgcACGGgcaatgaatgtaattttaagcaaatctaaaaatacaattccttttgaaaatgcattttcagtgttttatttcttgaaagcagaaaacaagaagttaaatcaaacatgttttgaaaattctaatcttttgagaatgaaaacagtttttagaaaataaaaacagaaaatgaaaatgcaaatcaaacacaccctaacTTACTATATGAAaaatcctctctctctctctttttttaaaattttaaaacgctaaactactaaatattttttttaacttttgtatTTCAAACTATTCCACTACTCTCTTGACTTCTTAAATGAACTACTATTATTTGAAAACTGTCAAATTTACCACTTGTTTGAATATGAACCTTAACAAAACAGAACTTGTTGCAATAAAATGGTTGTAGGAGAGTGAGATAAAAAGAGATTGAACACATGAATTTTGCTCGTGCTTGACTCTCTGTGTTGTCCAATTGGAAGAATGATGGTGTTGTGGTTATAGTCGAAGGCTAAAGTAGTGGAAACGGTTACTAATCAAATTTGACTCTTTATAATATGCTATTGATTTTATACAAAGTGCAGAATGAAGACCAAAGtagttacaaaaaaatatagattattAAGTACATATTAAGGGCAAAAGTGGAAAGTTAAAGTGGAGACCAATGTACAGTTACAATACCTGTATTGCCTTTGTCTATCTTATAGAGTAATAGATTATAGATAGATACACATAATCATCTTTCCGTTATTGCAATATAGGGgtgtaaaaataaatgtaactaAAACACGATTCAGtgcatattcaataaaatgGAATATAGTTTTATACCCTTATGTTACAATAATGGAAATATGATTTCATAGTAATTTTTTTCGCATTTCAAAAAGTATAACGAAAATACGGTTTTATTGTATAATGTAATCATATTTCCGTCGAGAGGATATTtctggaatttcataaaattgtatCCACTCGATAGGTAGTGAGAATAGCAAATGTGGAAGGTCTGAGGCCCACTCTTCTGAATAGTAGAACAGAACATAGAATGTGATGATACTGGCTGGGGAGCAACGATAGAGGCGCCACTCTTCAGCCTTCACAATGGCTTCTTCTCTCATTCGAACGCTCCAAAGAGCTTCTACATCGCTCATTCGAACCCCGAGAGTGTCAAGCGCATGCTTTGCCACGTCGCGTGTCGGAGCCAGAACCTACGCAGCAGAACCAGAACCCGCGACCAAATCGCCCTTTGATTCCAACATCATACGAATTCTCCGAAACGAAATCGAGTATCAAGAAGAATACGCTCCTCCACACCAGGTTAACACTAATCTTATTTCATTCTATAATATCTAACCGTTTATATGAACCCATGTTTTCATTAGagcaaaagttttaatttttagaatacccaaaaaaaaaaagttttaatttttatttggtaattttTGCAGCCTGAGACTCAATTCAATTCGTTTACGGTTGAAGAGCGACGTGGGGAGCAAGTGGTCACAATTAAGGGAAAATTTGGGGAATTTGAGGATGTTAAAATTGAGGCTACCATGTTTGATTGGTGTGAGCATGTTCCTGCGTGTGGAGATGATAGTTCTGGGGTAAATATGCGTCTTCACCTTAGTTTAATTGTGGACATAGCAAAAGGGGATGGTGACAGTGAGTTAGAGTTTGTGTGCTCGGCGTGGCCGGATTGTTTGAATGTTGAGAAAGTTTACATGTTAAGGCGTGGCCGGATGGCGGCTAGGCCTTACGTTGGACCTGATTTCAGGTTTGGAAAATGGCATTAACTGTTTTGATTATGTTCATTGCTTCACTGGCCAAATGTTTTGTGTTTAGTGTGTTGTGTCCTATGTCGGttaaaaggttttaaattgcggtcatgattttgttgtgattCTTGATATTATGGACAAATGAGGCCATGATTGACGATGCAATGTGGTCGTGGAAGCCAAGGTTTTATGTTAGCAATCTCAAGCCCAATAGACCCAAGAGATACTCCACGAGGCCCAAATACCTCAGCGACTTCGTGTAATTTCTCCCAGCCAGATAGTGACAAGGAACAGAATCATCCGCTAGCACTACACCAGATTCCTGTCCCTCCTTGCTGCAGCATTTTGCCATTCTGTTATAGCATTAGCGATTCTGTTAGAATATTTAGCCGACAAGTCTGTTAGTGGCAATTGTTGATGATTACAGCTGGCCCTTGCTCTGTAACGGCCTTTATCCCTGTAATTCAGTATAAATAACAATCAACatcaatgaaatgaaatgagGCAGGCAGAATCCAAATTACTCTTATTCATCTTTGTTAATTTCCTTAGTTATTAGCTTAGAACCATAACAACTGGTCCGACCTGCTACCACCGTCATGTCGGAACATAACACATGGCAAGCCACCATTGAACGGCTCGACGAGGCCATAGCCAAACTCACACAGAGCCACCACTCACTCTCGCAGAACCAAACTGCCCTCTCCCAAGCCCAACACGACATGAACGCCAAGATGGATTCCCTACTAGAACCTCTTGTTGCCCTTACCCCGATACCCTCATCTCCAACCCCACCCAGTAGCTCACGGCCACATATGAAACTAGAAGTCCCTCGTTTTGACGGTAGTGATCCTATGGGATGGATATTCAAAATAACTCGGTTTTTTGATTATCAGAACATTCTAGATCAAGAGAAACTTATCGTTGCCGGCTTTTACATGGAAGGTGCCGCTCTCACTTGGTACCAATGGATGTACCGTAACGGCTTCCTCACCACTTGGCCTGCCTTGCTCCAGGCACTTGAATCCCATTTCGCGCTTTCTTTTTATGATGACCCTCACGGCGCCCTCTTCAAGCTTCAACAACGTGGCACTGTCAAGGAGTACTTGACGGAGTTTGAACGCCTAGCAAACCGCACCGTCGGTCTAGCTCCTCCGTTCCTTCTCAGTTGCTTCATCTTAGGCTTACTTTCGGAACTACGACACGAGGTCCAAGCCCTTCAACCCTTATCTCTCCCTCAGGCAATAGCCTTGGCTAGACTCCAGGAGGACAAGCTCCACGATCGCCGTTGTGGCCCTCGTCCTTTCTCCCTTCCGTCCCAAACAGTCACATTACCCACAAACCCCTATCCCTTACCTTCGACCAAGCTCCCTTTTAAACGTCTCTCATCGAAAGAAATGGCTGTTCGCTGCGATAAGGGCTTGTGCTATACCACTACGATGACAAGTGGGTTGCGGGCCACCGTTGCAAGCCATCCCTTCATCTCCTTATTGTCGATGACGAAGGCGATACCCCAACTCCTTCTTCTCTTCCTGACGATTTGCCTGACCAATTACTTCCTCATGTTAGCATGAATGCTTTAGCAGGGCTCTTGGCGCCAAAAACTTTTCGGATTTACGGTGCCGTGAACCATCACAGGGTTGTCATTTTGGTGGACAGCGGCAACACCCATAACTTTATTCAAACTAGGGTTGCTAGATTTCTGAACCTCAAGCACTCACCCACCAACCCATTACGGGTTATGGTTGGAAATGGAAACGTCCTTGAATGTGATTCCGTTTGCCCTTCATTTTCTCTCGCCGTTCAGGGTCACCTCTTTCCAGCGGATCTCTTCAACCTCCCTATCACTGGTGCCGATATTGTCCTAGGGATTCAATGGTTAAAAGCCCTTGGACCAGTCACTGCTGATTATTCGCATTTAACAATGACCTTCTCATATTTGGGCCAACCTGTTACCCTTAATGCTGATGTCCCTTTGCTAATTACACCAGCGTCGGCCCAACAACTGCGCTGTAATGCGCAAACCCAGAGCATTGTTGTCCTCTTCCACCTAATCCCACTCACACCCCCAGCCCAACTAGTACCAACCCAAGTACCTGATGCCTCTTCTTCCTCACCAGAACTACACACTCTCCTCTCTTTGTTTGACCATCTCTTTCACGAACCCACCACCCTACCACCACCTCGAAACATCACTCATCACATACACCTTCTCCCAAACACAAACCCAGTAAACATCAAACCCTACCGCTACCCTTATTATCAAAAGTCTGAGCTCGAAAAGCAAGTCACTTCTATGCTTGAGGCCAGTTTGATACAACCGAGCCAGAGTCCATTCTCTTCGCCGATTCTCCTCGTGAAAAAGAAGGACGGTTGCTGGCGGTGCTTTGTAGACTACAGAGCACTCAACGACATCACTGTAAAGGATCGCTTCTCCATGCCCACCATTGATGAACTCCTTGATGAATTGGCCAGGCATCGTGGTTCTCTAAGCTCGATTTATGACAAGGGTTCCACCAAATTCGGGTAGCTCTTGCGGATGTGCATAAGACAGCTTTCAGGACTCACGAGGGTCACTATGAGTTCAAGGTGATGCCCTTTGGCCTCTGCAACGCTCCGTCAACCTTTCAGGCCACCATGAATGGCCTCTTTCAGCCATTTCTATGGAAATTCGCTGCCGTCTTCTTTGACGACATTCTCGTCTATAGCACTTCCCTTGTCTTACACCTTGATCACCTCAAGACCATATTCGCGACATTATCACAGAGCAAGTTTTTCCTCAGCCGCTCAAAATGTCTTTTCTCACAAGAACGCATTCACTATCTCGGACATATTGTATCGGCTCAAGGGGTTGCACTTGACCCtgataaaattcaaatcatGCTCAACTGGCCTTTACCAACATCGTCCACGACATTGCACGGATTCCTCGGGCTAATAGGATTTTACCGCAAATTTATCAGAGGCTATGCTTAGGTCGCTGGCCCGCTGACGGCTTTGCTACGTGAGGACCAATTCTGTTGGAATCCAAATGCCCAACAGGTTTTCAACTTGTTGAAGCAACTCATGACCACGACCTCTGTTTTAGCCACTCCGGACTTCATTGTCCCCTTTGTCGTGGAATCGGACTCTTCAACTCAGGCCATGGGCGCTGTCCTCATCCAACGTTCACACCCCATAGCCTTTTTTAGTAAATTGTTTTGTCCCAGACTCCAACGAGCCTCCGCTTATGTTAGGGAACTTATCGCAATTACAGCCGCGGTCCGCAAATGGTAGCACTATCTCCTCGGCCACCACTTCATCATTCTTACTGATCATCGTAGCTTGAAAGATCTCATGGCTCAGGTTATTCAAATCCCAGAGCAAACAGTACCTATATAAACTTCCTGGGTATGATTACTCCATTCAATACAAATCCGGCCCTGCCAACATTGTTGTTGATGCTCTTTCACGCATCCCTTCACCCTCTGCAGATCAATTGTTGTCTTTGTCGGTCCCAAACTTCGATTTTCTGGACAAACTTCAACAATCCCTGCATGACAATGTTGAATATAAAGAGCTATTTCAGAGGATCCACAATGACCCCTCCTCTCAACCCGAGTTCACCATTCACAGGGACCTTCTCTTTTCTGGTGGCTAAATCTGGCTCCCTCCCAATTTTCCTTTTTCCAAGGTTTTACTCTAAGAATTTCATGCCACCCCCCTAGGTGGTCATATGGGGGTTTCTAAAACCATCCATCATCTTCAGGAAAATTTCATTTGGCTAGGAATGCGTTCCGACGTTCGTAAGTTGATATCGCAATGCCACACTTGCCAACAAATGAAATATGAGACCAAGCGCCCCGCTGGTTTGCTCCAACCTCTCCCTGTCCCTTCTGCAATATGAGAGGATTTATCTTTGGACTTTATCACGGGTCTTCCATCCTCACAAAATTACATGGttattttggtggttgttgacAGATGCACCAAGGGCGTCCATTTCGGTGCCTTACCCTCACAGTACACTGCCTTCAAAGTCGCATCCCTGTTTCTAGACAGTCTGCAAGTTGCATGGATTCTCTCGCAATCTCATCTCGGATCGTGACCCACTTTTTTATTAGCGCTTTCTGGCGGGAACTCTTTCGCCTATGCGGCACACAGCTCCGAATGAGCACGACTTATCATCCCCAAATAGACGGCCAAGCGGAGGTGCTCAACTGCGTCCTAGAGCAATACCTCCGTTCCTTTGTCCATGACCGCCCTTCTCAATGGTTCAAGCACCTTGCCCTCACAGAGTGGTCCTACAACACCTCTATACATTCAGGAACCGGCATTTCACCTTTTGAAGCTACCTACGGGAAGCCACCACCGTCCATACCACAGTATCTCCAGGGCACTTCTCGAGTTGCCGTCGTCGATGACATCTTAACTACCCGCACCAAACTTCATGCTACCTTACGCCGCCGCTTACACAAGGCCTAGGCATCCATTAAGCAGGCAGCGGACGCTCATTGGCGCAATGTTCAGTTCTGGGTCAACGAATGGGTTTATGTTTGCCTCCGTCCCCATCGTCAAACTTCAGTAGCGCCCACCTACAACAAGCTCTCCAAACATTTCTTTGGGCCTTTTCGCATCGGAATGAATTGGTTCCGTAGCTTATTGACTGAAGTTACCTGAATCTTCAAAGATTCATCCCGTTTTTCACGTCTCAAAACTATAACATCACTGTGGCCCCACACCAACTCTTCCGGACATGGTTAAGAAGTTGGGAAAATGATTTTGGGATAAACTACAACCACTGGTCGAGTAATCTTAGATCAGGGTTTATGTATTAGTTGAGGATAGCACAATATAACAGCAGtagaaaatatattcatttttgtaTCCAGCTTTTGGTTTCTACCAAGACTACATTAAGTCTGTTTTGAAACCAATTGTCTGCTTTATTAATCTGTACACtttgtacctctggtacttagatcaatatatatttatctttgctgataaaaaaaaaaactcttctgGATCACTACCGTTGCTTACCGTGGGAAATGACCCCGTCATCCAACCAATGTCCATAGTGGATTGGAAATGGGATTTTTCTACCTCCCCTCCAACGAAGCTGGTGTTGGTCCGATGGGAAGGCGCTGCACCCGAGGATACCACCTGGGAAGACTGGGAACAACTCTGGACTTCCTAcgaccttgaggacaaggtctTTCTCCCGGATGGAGGTGATGTGAACAATCTTGAGCTCAATAGACCCAAGATATACTCCACGAGGTCCAAATACCTCAGTGACTTCGTGTAATTTCTCCCAGCCAGATAGTGACAAGGCACAGAATCATCCGCTAGCACTACACCAGATTGCTGTCCCTCTTGCTGCTGCATTTTGCCATTCTGTTATAGCATTAGCGATTCTGTTAGAATATTTAGCTGACAAATCTGTTAGTGGCAATTGTTGATGATTACAGCTGGCCCTTGCTCTGTAATGGGCTTTATCCCCGTAATTCAGTATAAATAACAATCAACATCAATGAAATGAGGCAGGCAGAATCCAAATTACTCTTATTCATCTTTGTTAATTTCCTTAGTTATTAGCTTAGAACCATAACATTTTAAATTGTGGTTGCAGTTGTGGTTTTGTTGTGATCCGTAGTAATATTGTGGGAAATTGTAGACAAATGCGGCGGTTACAAAATTGTGGTTGTGATGCGGTTGGTGAGAGCCAAAAATCCTTGACTTTGTAGCCAAAGTTGCGGTTGCAAACTGTAGTTTAAAACCTTGGTGGAGGCACATAAACGTTCATGTTGCAGCCATAGTTGCGGTTGTGAACCATATTTTAAAACCTGTCAGTAATGTGACTTTGAATTAATGAGAACTTGTGTGAAAGACCTAGATATTTTGAAGTTATTTGGTTACTTGAAGTTGGTTTGCTATTGATTCTTGTGTGTTTTGGTTTTCGATTTCAGGGATTTGAAGGCTAAAGTTCAGGAGAAGTTTTACGAGTACTTGGATGTGAGGGGAGTGAATAATGAGCTTGCAGTTTTCTTGCATGAATATATGATGAACAAGGATAGAATTGAGCTTCTGCGGTGGATGGATAGTCTCAAGTCTTTTATGGAAAGATAGATTGGTAAGCTTTGCATTTGGCAATTAGGAATTGATGTGAACACTAAGTTTTGACATTAGCATTTggtatcaatttatttatttgattggaATGCACCTTAAGAATGCTGTGCATTAGGAGGCAAGGATAGGAAATAATAGAGGCTCTGTTTCCTTTTGTGGTTGTATGATGAATAAATGATGAACAATGATAGAATTAAACTTCTAGAGTGGATGAATTGTTTCAAGTCTTTTGAAAAGTAGACAGGTAAATCTTGAAACTGAGAGTTGATGTAAACATTTCCAAGTTTTGCCAATGTAGGAATTAATTTCTGTAGAAATTCATTGGATTTATAATGTTTGCATCGTTTTCCTTCTTTGTTACAAtcatgtaaaataatataagaatgtTGAGCAATACGAGTCTTATATGTGCATTGTGGTTTTCATACATATTTTTGGAGCTTTTAGTGGACAAAGTTTAGAAAATTATCAGAAAATTTAGCAATAACAGataaaattgtgaatttgtATTTTAGGTTTAGAAGTGGTTGTACTAGTGATGCTAAATACACTGTAAATTAGTGTCATAAATGTAGAGCTTTCGCCTGACATGGTGTTATGAGTAAGGTAAGACAAGCCTAATGTCTCCTATCCTCAGGAGTAATaacctattttgttttttctattttgtaatGCCCTTGCATTTATGTTCGGTATTCACAATCTGTTTTCCATTCTTCATTGTGCTTTATTTGGTGATTGACGAGCATATAATGTGTTGTGATTGGTCATACACTCATTAGACGACATATCTTTTAGGTTTTGCGCCATTCGTGTCTTTGTGCACGTGTGAGGCCTAAACTAAGTGATGTTTTTTCTAAGTTTGCTAATTTGTGGAATGAAGGATGCTTTATGGTGGAAGTGGTTGGTAACTTCAGATCGGGCTGTGTCCACCTTGACATTATTTAATTCTTGGTGTCTTCTGCATCTTGTAGCATCCCATTTTGGTAGGACTTGTAATTGCTTGATGTCTTAGCCTTAAGTCATGATTTGTTGGGATATTGTTTAACATGTGTTTCCATAACTCTTCATTTTAGATAGCACTTTCCATATAAAGCACTATTTGAAGGAGAAATCAGATAGTGCTTTCCTATGGATGCATTATGTTAATAAAGAAACTAGATAGTGCTTTTTAATCAAGCGTTGTGCCTATTTGTGTAACTTTCTTTTAAATGACAATAATTCAAGCATAGCACTTTCCAGAGAAAGCATATGCAATGCTTAAACTTGGATAATGCCTTTCTAAAGCAGCGCTATCTAAAAGActagtgttttctttttttccagtAACGCTTTCTTCCAGAAGCACTATCTTGATTGTGTTATATGAATGCATTTCTGGTGTAGTGATTTCCCTTTTGTTTTACATCTTGTTTAAGCTTCTGGTTCTGATGGAAAGTTCATCAATTTCACcatcttcatttttaaaatcatcTAGTGATTCTTTAGCTTTTAGGGCAATGGATGAGAGATGTGCTTTGTATGAAGAAATCTCATGAAAGCATACCCCAAGATGTTCTTTCAAGAACATCTACTTCTGAGCttgaaaaatttacaatgttcttTGTATGAGAGATGCTccaacaatgtcttcattttggAAAATGCAGAGCATTTCAGCGTACACACCTTTTGGCATATTGGTTGGATCCCTTGTTGAGTGTAAAAACAAATGGTGAAACACCAATGGTCAGACTATTTGAACAACCAAACTTCACCATAACTTGTAATTAAGCTGTTGAAGAACCAATTGTCAAGGTTCATCACTCATTGGATTCTTTCTAAATGGAAATAGGAAATTCCTAGCTAAAATTGAGATTTTTCTCACGAACCAGAATTTCAAATGTGTAGCCATTATTTCACTTAAAGACCTGAAAAGCTTTGGATAGGTGTTTGACAAGGCAaaagagtttggagcagagTGGTTTCGGAGAGTGGTGGTGAGAAAAGACAGCAACTCATTTGACCATGGTTTGAAATTGATGAGATTAGCCATTGttttagcttttaattttttggtatcTTTTTTATCTGTGCTTATTATGTTGGTGGTGTTCTTCAACCCCATTACGGCTCTGTGCTTTCAGAACATAAATACCAGAGCTTCCAGATtccattataagaaaaaaaaagttacataagGAAAAGCTTTAGGGAAGGTGAAGCAGGGACCTCATTTCATAAGTAGTCCTTTGTTTCTATATGGTTTTATACCAATGGCTTGTTTATAGTGCTATAGGCCCATAACTAACAATATTTATCATACAAGGAACTAACACGCACAAGAATAATTTATGTCTGTTCAAACAAAGGATGCCATTTCCTATGTGGTGGTTGTAACTTGTTAGAGCCTTGATCTTGGAAAAGATTTCCACTTTTAAATATGTTAAGACAATCACTCCTTGATCTATTAAGCCTTGAACCTTGTATTTCTCACTCAAGCAAGTATGGAAGAAAGAGTGGAGAGAGTGTGGCTAGTAGATCACGGcagtaaaagaaaatgaaggagatttagtttttattttacttggaggaaattttgattttgatttttttatgtagaAATTTAGTTTTAGATAAGCTAACATTTAATGGTGATTTgattaatatgtttttcatatttatttaattattaaaatattcaattagaAAATATTCAATTAGGTCGCTTAATTGTTTAGAATGACTAAACTTGAATAATAAATAGTCCTTGAAATGACTAAACtttaaaaagaaatcaataaaatagAGACTCGAGACATGTGTGGGAGAGAGGCGCTGCCACAAACGTCGAGAGGCCCACGTCAGAGAGAGCGCCACTGCAAACACAAAGAGGGCCCGGGGAGAGTGATTTTAGGCGTTAGTTTTAGGGTTTCAATTTTAGGCGTTAAAGGAGAGAGTGAGAGGCTGAGTGTTAAGTGTTAAGTTTATCGTTTTAGTCTTAGTGTAAGATGGTATGTAAGTGTCTTTTTCATAGAAGTTTAAACTTAAACTACATGTCGTATTAGAGTCctataataattaaactaataagTGTGGTTCGATTTTTGCATATTGAATCGAAAATTGAACCAAACCGCTTTGTTTTggggaaaacaaaaataaaccaAACCATCTGGCGTCCTTCAATTTTTCtgcaatttatgattttttgggttgatttttaattttatgttccatttggtttgattttgaatatccctaataattttgttttaaaaaattaagagtcctgattatatattttaatgattaagaaattaattaaactttaaattataattaaagaatcaaatatataatcaaGTCTTATCTATTTGCATTTATTTATGTACATGAAGGAAGGTTCCTTCCACGACTTGAACCTAGCAATTAATGACTCATGGTATATAAAAATGTTTCTTTGCTATatccattgatttttttatttaattatatgtttatcTATATCTAATTGTGTTTGGGCTAACTATAGGTACGTTTTGGGCTGTAATTTCATTCAGCCCATATAAAAAAGTAGTACAAaagttttattctaattttataaatttattttatatatacttattctattaattttatattattttattcaaataattatgttacttatctaaattaattgttagattctaaaattattgatatcaattaaatttctattatttacttaaaaatattacttacaTAACTTCTTTCTAAAATGTGGATAGGTTTTTAGAACACTGTTCAAGTTTTTACCGTCTTCTAcgagtattttttttgtctttttcttttctttctatattttgataatttttcttcAAGTTTGAAAACACTGTGTAATCAGAAAATGGTTGTTCGGTGTCGATGACTTTAAACTCATAAGCAAAGAATAATCATTGACCTCCAGGAGTTTAAACTCATAAGCGATCTGAGGGTTGTTCGATGTTGGAGTGCAAAAAATGTAGGTGTTGATACTGATTATTCTTCGCTTATGAGTTTGAACTGATGTGAAATTTTAGAGAAAATGATCCTTATGCTCCAAAATAGAAGACATGCCCTCCTATTGAAGAACTAGCACAGTGAATTGGGTCATAATACCCTTCACTTACCTTCTCCTTCAAACTTGGAAAGCTTGTACCTTTCTTATGAACTATGCTTCAAATTTTATTGGTAGACCATTCAACAAGACCCATGATAGGTTGGAGAGAAACTAATGCCGGAAAGAATACAAAAGAAATTGGTAAACCGTAAACAATTGCCTCTGATGGAGGCGCATAGTGGCCAAATACAAAGGTTATTGTGGAGAGGGTTAGGTGAGGAATAATCTAGTATGAAGGGTATAAGATAAAATGTGATGCACCATAAACCACACGGATTAGTGTTGCATCGTTGTTTCTACTCaaagttataatataattaagaatatatttctctaaacttttttttaatatatatttctctaaatttttcttatgtttaaaACTATATACACCGTAACActaagtgtgtgattaattaGTATACAATTGTGTCAACTTA
This region of Glycine soja cultivar W05 chromosome 17, ASM419377v2, whole genome shotgun sequence genomic DNA includes:
- the LOC114394080 gene encoding uncharacterized protein At2g39795, mitochondrial-like → MASSLIRTLQRASTSLIRTPRVSSACFATSRVGARTYAAEPEPATKSPFDSNIIRILRNEIEYQEEYAPPHQPETQFNSFTVEERRGEQVVTIKGKFGEFEDVKIEATMFDWCEHVPACGDDSSGVNMRLHLSLIVDIAKGDGDSELEFVCSAWPDCLNVEKVYMLRRGRMAARPYVGPDFRDLKAKVQEKFYEYLDVRGVNNELAVFLHEYMMNKDRIELLRWMDSLKSFMER